The genomic DNA TGCTGTCCTGAAAGACAGCCTACCTGATTGCGACTGTAGCTGAAAGGTAGCCCCCATAAATTTTCATGTCACATCGCACAAAAATGAGGAGTCTACGATGAACAGTTCTTTCAACGAAAACAGTTTTTGGAAAAAACTTGCCGCCGTTGCTAAATCCTTAGGGCGGGAAATCATCGAAAAGATACTTTGGCTATACTATGCTGCTCAGCGACCAGATGTACCAATATGGGCAAAAACCACCATTTATTCGGCGTTAGCCTACTTTGTCCTACCGTTGGATCTCATTCCAGACTTTCTACCTGGGGGTTATGTTGACGACATGAGTGTTCTAGCCGCTGCAGTCACCTCAGTGGCAAGCTACATTAACGACGAAGTTAAACGGCAGACGGCGGTCAAAATGCGGGACTGGTTTGGTGATTAATTGTCCCCAAGAGTCTGCCTTACTGCTGACGCCATTACTCCCACCAGCGTCAACTGCTTTAACATACGCACGCCTTCTCAAACCACATCTTCTTAAATTTTTGAGCCGTCTCAATCCTTGGGAGGTTAATTCCTTAGGTCTGAAATTCTCGCATGAATTCGCTTATGATCACCCTCAATCTCACGTTTCATGCCAATCGACTCGAATAACTTGTATGCTTCTCTGATTTTTTGCCAAGCACCAATTTCATTACCGCGTTTTTCTTCTATCAAAGCATCCAGTTGTCTTGTATAGGCAATGCCAGCCTCACGCTTCATGGAGATGTTAAGACTTTCAGTCTCCCGATTCTTCTCTTCAGCCTCATCCAATCGCCCTGCTGATAAAAGTAATTTTGCTAGTTTCTGTTTGAATACCAGCATCAATTCATCTACCCCTTGGACTTCACGGGCTATGCTATCAGCAGTGTCTAAATGCTGAATTGCTGCATTTATGTCACCCTGTTCACGCACTAGGCTTGATAATGTACCGTACAATACAGCCGCTTCCGGAGTAGGTCCTAAATGCTGAACTACTTCTATTGCTTTCAATATGTAGTCGCGGGCTATGTGCAACTCGCCCGCCTCTTTATGAATTTGGCCAATTCCCTTTAGAGCCATGGCCTTTAAGCGAATATCGTCGCAGGCAGTGGCTTTCTTAAGTCCCAAATGGTAACGTTTCAAAGCAGAGTCATGGTTCCCTTGGATGAAATCAACCCAGCCAAGATGATTAATCAGTAGACGTGCCTGCTCTTTCGTTCGTGTTTGATCGTCAGCGATTAAAGAATACGTTTGCTGACTCATCTGTATACGAAGATCATTGCGTCCAAGATGCCCTACATAAGGACAGGCAGCAAAAACCAGATCTATCATTTCCTGCGTTCTGCTGTGTTTATTAAGGAGACTCCAAGCCCATTCGATATGATTGATGTTTTCTGAAATAAAACTGGTGTTATTTTCAGCAATCCATCCTTCCTTTCCGCATCGATTAACAAGATAATCTACCAAACGTATTGCGATATCAACATTACTGGTGCGGTCTGTGGGGCAGTTATGCATATCCCCTGAAACATATTTTCGGGTAACTTGATCAATGTAAAGAAGACGAATCCCATTGGCATTTTCATTGTCAATCTTTGAAAAGATAGTCAGTCTGATAGGGTCTTCTGCATAATCCAAGATTTCATCCTCAGTGAATCCAGAAATGATTGCTAATAAATGCATGCTAGCAGGGTATTCAAGAAGCAATAATAGCCATGTTAACTTCTTTGAGGACTCAGATAATTGCTGAAATGACCAGTCAAAAAGAGACACATAGAGATCTGCACTGTCCTTCGAGAGGATACTTTCACATCGTGCGACAGAATATTTCTTTCTTGCGACTAGGTGAGCAATCCAATGAATAATTCGTGGAATACCTCCAGATGCTTCGGCCAAACGCTTTATTTCCTGCTCAGGAAATACCACCTTAGCATCTAATTCACAAATGAACTGCTTCAACATGTCAGCACTCTCTTCCCTAGATATTTTTGACAGCGATATCGTCACGCCCTCCTCGGCAAAACCGCGGTCTGTGACAATTACTTTGCTTGGATCCGGAATATGACTTGAAAAGAAGTGTTTTATGGAAGTATCAGTAACTGTCTCAAGATTATCTAAAATCAACAGTGTTCTTTGTTTGCTTAGCAAATCGATAACCAGCTGCCTTCTTTTTTCAGAGGTTAGATTTCCATGGCCTTTGTTAGGCTCGATAAAATCAAGAATCGTGCGCAAGATGTCGTCAAGACAAGAGATGTTGGATGCGCTAGGTACTATTTTCCCACTCATCGTCCATTCTTTGTCCTGTGCAGTCACCCAAACTATGTTTTCAAATTTGTACTCATAGGCTATTTCAGACTTATCCGCTGCACGCTCCATACATTTATAAGCTGCTTCTATAGCCAGTGTTGTCTTCCCAATCCCACCCATTCCGGTGATCGTCAAATAAAAGTGGCGGCTTGATCGATTCAATAGATCAAGAAGCCGCCTCATTTCCTCACTGCGTCCTGAAAACAATGGTGGCTTACGAGGTAAGTTATGTCGAATAGTTGCCTTAACTGTTTTATCAGGAATTATGGGGTCAATTTCAGATTTCAATTCTTCAAGTAAATCTAAGACATTGTAATAAACCTTTTTGGCTTTA from Gammaproteobacteria bacterium includes the following:
- a CDS encoding DUF1232 domain-containing protein translates to MNSSFNENSFWKKLAAVAKSLGREIIEKILWLYYAAQRPDVPIWAKTTIYSALAYFVLPLDLIPDFLPGGYVDDMSVLAAAVTSVASYINDEVKRQTAVKMRDWFGD